Below is a genomic region from Dioscorea cayenensis subsp. rotundata cultivar TDr96_F1 chromosome 14, TDr96_F1_v2_PseudoChromosome.rev07_lg8_w22 25.fasta, whole genome shotgun sequence.
TGCTAAGAAGATAAGGTGGTACGTTATTCAATCTCTTATTTTCTGGCATTGGGAAGTGTGACAAGATAGCGTTTGGTAAGATGATATCAAATCCAACGGTGTCGATGCAGATGAAATCCATCCGACGGTTGCCAAGAAGATAAGGTGACACGTTATTCAATCTCATATCTTGTGGCATTTGGAAGTGTGATAAGATAGCGTTTAGTAAGATGATATCAAATCCAATGATGTCGATGCAGATGAAATCCATCCGACGATTGCTAAGAAGATAAGGTAGCACGTTATTCAATCTCTTATCTTCCTGCATTGGGAAGTGTGACATGATAAGGTTTGGTAAGATGATATCAAATCCAACGGTATCGATGCAGGTGAAATCCATCCGACGGTTGCTAAGAAGATAAGGTGGCACGTTATTCTATCTCTTATCTTCTGGCATTGGGATGTGTGACACAATAGGTTTTGGTAAGATGATATCAAATCCAACGGTGTCGATGCAGATGAAATCCATCCGAAGGTTGCTAAGAAAATAAGGTGGCACATTATTCAATCTCTTATCTTTTGGCATTGGGAAGTGTGACACGATAGGGTTTGGTAAGATGATATCAAATATTATGTTGCCTATATAAATAACTTCAGGTTATTTCTCATTTCaaccaataatataaaaaaaatctcactttCATTGTAATCCAAGAAAAATGTCTAAACAATCTCATAGTGCGGGGTACTCTCCTTATGAAGATGTCCATCTCTGTGAAACTTACATAGAAATGACTCAAGACCCCATCATTGGTACTAACTAGTCTTTAGAGAAATTATGGTCTTGAGTGGATGAGAAATACAATTTGACAAGAGACAAATCTTGGGTGGAACGTTCTGCTCAGTCTTTACAGTGCAGGATGTAGACAATAGAAAGCAGTGAAGAAATTGAACGGATGTATTCGACAAGTGAAAAATTTAAATCCGAGTGGTGCATCAGATGAAGATATTGtaagtattttatatattttgttcttcataaatttatatttttacaaatatataattcaGAACATCCTTTATAGATGAATCGAGCAAAGAGAATGCTTTTGGACGATCCTAACTATAAGAAAGGGTTCAAGTTTGATCATGTGTGGCATATTGTGAGGAACTTTGAGAAGTTTAAAGATAATGTTATTCCATCTAGACAAATTAATAGAAAGCATGGATTTGACTATGTATCATCAGAATCTGAAAATCCCACGCCAGAATCGCAAGCACCAGAATCTCCTGGACTTTCTCAATTTTCTCCTAACTTAGACAATAGTGTTGGTGGCTCACCTTCTGAACTCCCAATCGGACAGAAGAAAgccaaattgaagaaaaaaatggatgacAAAGTAGCATCTTCTATTAGTCGTTTAAAAGATGATAACTCCAAGATAATGGAGAAGTTAGAGAAGACTAATGCAGATCGCCAAATGTTCTTACAAATGCAGAACAAAAATCTTGCTTTTCAACAAATGAGATAtgaggacaaaattttgatgCGAGACTTGAATTCTATAGCTGATCCAAATATTCgtgcttgtatacaagcacaataacaagaaattttatagaaaagaGGACATTATCAACAATCACCCCTTTTCTGGATCCAACATGTTTAATGATATCTTTAGCAATATTGGTGGAAGTGGCGATAACATGCCAGATTATTAGACCCATCTACTTTAGCTTCATTAGTTATATTTTGAgtgttatggttttttttttcttattgctatattttataaatctaTGTTATgactattttctatgtttttattttattgttcgtgtaattttcgttaattttaatgaagttatattttgtgtattatttttgttaattttttattttttattaattaaaaaatacaaataatttaattaaaatattaaattttaaatataaaatttataaaaaaaagaaaaaataataataaaaaagaataaaataaactaaaaattaaaactgaaaaacaagaaaagaataaaaaagataaaaaataaaaaagaaaaacttaaaaaccaaaaaagataaaaaaagataaataataaactgaaaattaaaaatgaaaaaaataaaaaaaagaaactgaaAATTTAAactgaaaaactaaaaaagataaataataaactgaaaattaaaaatgaaaaataaaaaaaataaattgaaaattaaaactaaaaaagtaaaaaaaaaaaactgaaaattaaaactgaaaaaaagaaaaataaactgaagaaaacaataaaaaagagaaaaaaataaactcaaaattaaaactaaaaaaataatttaaaaaataaatagcgTTGCTATAGTGACGCGCAACAAGTTGCGCGT
It encodes:
- the LOC120276162 gene encoding uncharacterized protein LOC120276162, which gives rise to MNRAKRMLLDDPNYKKGFKFDHVWHIVRNFEKFKDNVIPSRQINRKHGFDYVSSESENPTPESQAPESPGLSQFSPNLDNSVGGSPSELPIGQKKAKLKKKMDDKVASSISRLKDDNSKIMEKLEKTNADRQMFLQMQNKNLAFQQMRYEDKILMRDLNSIADPNIRACIQAQ